A genomic stretch from Thermomonospora umbrina includes:
- a CDS encoding helix-turn-helix domain-containing protein, translating into MVNGNGSNRRSLERQAAEIRLDGLRRGLTTEAVVESIIRRIPEVAALEAWRLANGWSREEVSARLDQLYVADGLEPPNVDSSTLCRWELGHRRPNEERIEYFCRLYRTRPDRLGFGTDHGEANPTHLQRVGIIGAFPYTNEESEEDLTDRIRGARERVNLFGLTRSFYAREEFLPVLEEAAQRVPVRVYVMDPYCDSRRDRYRIEPAEAAMEDPARYIREILRPLRAAAERAPGIRLYSYNFPCSFAMEEVDDVTRIMLYGHGKRGTHGPVLLFQDGGAAHTFVVDQLRWLERMTQGETPEPWMSKGIEVKPLEVA; encoded by the coding sequence ATGGTGAACGGAAACGGCTCGAATCGCCGCAGCCTCGAACGGCAGGCCGCCGAGATCAGGCTCGATGGGCTGCGGCGTGGCCTCACCACGGAAGCGGTCGTGGAGTCGATCATTCGGCGCATCCCCGAGGTCGCGGCGCTGGAGGCGTGGCGGCTGGCCAACGGCTGGTCGCGTGAGGAGGTCTCCGCACGGCTCGACCAGCTCTACGTCGCCGACGGCCTGGAGCCACCGAACGTGGACTCCTCGACACTGTGCCGCTGGGAGCTTGGCCACCGCAGGCCCAACGAGGAACGCATCGAGTACTTCTGCCGGCTCTACCGGACCCGGCCCGATCGGCTGGGCTTCGGCACCGACCACGGCGAGGCCAACCCCACGCATCTTCAGCGCGTGGGGATCATCGGCGCCTTCCCGTACACCAACGAGGAGTCCGAAGAGGACCTCACCGACCGGATACGCGGGGCCCGCGAGCGCGTCAACCTGTTCGGGCTCACCCGCTCCTTCTACGCGCGGGAGGAGTTCCTGCCGGTCCTGGAGGAGGCCGCGCAGCGGGTCCCGGTCCGCGTCTACGTGATGGACCCCTACTGCGACTCCCGCCGCGACCGCTACCGCATCGAACCGGCAGAGGCCGCGATGGAGGACCCGGCGCGCTACATCCGCGAGATCCTGCGCCCACTGCGCGCCGCGGCCGAGAGAGCCCCCGGCATCCGTCTGTACTCCTACAACTTCCCCTGCTCGTTCGCGATGGAGGAGGTGGACGACGTCACCCGGATCATGCTCTACGGGCACGGCAAACGCGGCACACACGGGCCGGTCCTGCTGTTCCAGGACGGAGGAGCGGCGCACACCTTCGTCGTGGACCAACTCCGCTGGCTGGAGAGGATGACCCAGGGAGAGACCCCCGAGCCGTGGATGTCCAAGGGCATCGAGGTCAAGCCGCTCGAAGTCGCTTGA